The following proteins are encoded in a genomic region of Thermococcus henrietii:
- a CDS encoding FAD-dependent oxidoreductase — MRMRYDVVIIGASAGGITTAISAKKFYPDRSVLVIKREKVGMIPCGIPYIFGTLKSVDDDILPVEKFLEPLGVDILTDEVTDIDPKRKVVRTKSGKEIAWEKLVLATGSKPAKPNFPGVELDGIYTVPKDYEYLKKLRERVEEAEKIVIVGGGFIALEVGDEIRKLGKDVTLVVRSRLLRSSFDPEFSEMVEERLKEVGINIAYGQVEGFAGNGKVEKVKLLDGREIPADLVILSTGYRPNVELAVKAGLKVTRYGVWTDEYMRTSHPDIFAVGDCVEHRDFFTGKPYQLMLASTATFEARIAGANLFKLQIVRENRRTIGAYSTHIAGLALAAAGLTEEQAKKEGFEVIVGYGRGPDRHPAKFPDTSMVTVKLIFSRDRGAILGAQIAGGKSVGEMINILALAIQKRLTASELYTLQIATHPLLTASPVGYQILQAAEDALAKLRT; from the coding sequence ATGCGAATGAGGTACGACGTCGTGATTATCGGGGCCTCTGCTGGGGGTATCACAACGGCCATCTCTGCCAAGAAGTTCTACCCCGACAGGAGCGTCCTCGTCATCAAGAGGGAAAAGGTGGGCATGATTCCCTGTGGAATCCCCTACATCTTCGGAACCCTGAAGAGCGTTGACGACGACATACTGCCTGTTGAGAAGTTCCTAGAGCCCCTCGGCGTCGATATCCTGACGGACGAGGTTACCGACATCGACCCCAAGAGGAAGGTCGTCAGGACCAAGTCCGGAAAAGAGATAGCCTGGGAGAAGCTGGTCTTGGCGACAGGCTCGAAGCCTGCAAAGCCGAACTTCCCCGGCGTTGAACTCGACGGAATATACACCGTTCCCAAGGACTACGAGTACCTCAAGAAGCTTCGCGAGAGGGTCGAGGAAGCCGAGAAAATCGTCATCGTCGGCGGTGGCTTCATAGCCCTTGAGGTGGGCGACGAGATAAGGAAGCTCGGCAAGGACGTGACTCTGGTCGTCAGGAGCAGGCTTCTGAGGAGCTCCTTCGACCCTGAGTTCAGCGAGATGGTCGAGGAGAGGCTGAAGGAAGTCGGAATAAACATTGCCTACGGACAGGTTGAGGGCTTCGCCGGGAACGGGAAGGTGGAGAAAGTCAAGCTCCTTGACGGAAGAGAAATTCCTGCCGATTTGGTAATCCTCTCCACAGGTTACCGACCCAACGTCGAGCTGGCAGTTAAGGCCGGCCTCAAGGTTACTCGCTACGGGGTCTGGACCGACGAGTACATGAGAACCTCTCACCCCGACATCTTCGCGGTCGGCGACTGCGTGGAGCACAGGGACTTCTTCACGGGCAAGCCCTACCAGCTCATGCTCGCCTCTACGGCCACCTTCGAGGCGAGAATCGCCGGAGCCAACCTCTTCAAGCTCCAGATTGTCAGGGAGAACAGGAGGACTATAGGTGCCTACTCAACCCACATTGCCGGCCTCGCCCTCGCCGCGGCCGGTTTGACGGAGGAACAGGCAAAGAAGGAAGGATTCGAGGTCATCGTGGGCTACGGCAGGGGGCCGGACAGGCACCCGGCGAAGTTCCCGGACACCTCGATGGTGACGGTAAAGCTCATCTTCTCCCGCGACAGGGGTGCGATACTCGGGGCCCAGATAGCGGGAGGTAAAAGCGTCGGCGAGATGATAAACATCCTCGCACTGGCCATACAGAAGAGGCTCACGGCGAGCGAGCTCTACACCCTCCAGATAGCGACCCACCCGCTCCTCACGGCATCGCCCGTCGGCTATCAGATACTCCAGGCGGCCGAAGATGCACTGGCGAAGCTGAGAACATGA
- the ftsZ gene encoding cell division protein FtsZ produces the protein MLKLIEDAIERTSAAQPKAVPEVQPQSDIDEELKKLLEQIQAKIYVVGVGGAGCNTVNRMMQVGIQGAKIIAVNTDAQDLLKIRAHRKILIGKELTRGLGAGNNPKMGEEAAKESEREIREALEGADMVFITCGLGGGTGTGAAPVVAEIAKKMGALTVAVVTLPFTVEGIRRIKNAEYGLERLRKNTDTVIVIPNDKLMEVAPNLPIHMAFKVADEILVQAVKGITELITKPGLVNLDFNDVRAVMKDGGVAMIGIGESDSEKRALEAAQQALNSPLLDVDISGAKGALISISGSDVKLEEAQQIIELVTSKLDPEAQVIWGIQLDEELGKMIRILLVVTGVSSPYAVQEEEERPYLGEEGERKTIKLDLDEL, from the coding sequence ATGCTGAAGCTGATTGAGGACGCCATTGAGAGGACCTCGGCGGCCCAGCCCAAGGCCGTTCCTGAGGTTCAGCCCCAGTCGGACATAGATGAGGAGCTTAAGAAGCTCCTTGAGCAGATTCAGGCCAAGATATACGTCGTCGGTGTTGGTGGTGCCGGCTGTAACACCGTTAACAGGATGATGCAGGTTGGAATCCAGGGAGCTAAGATAATTGCAGTTAATACCGATGCCCAAGATTTGCTTAAGATTCGGGCCCACAGAAAGATACTCATTGGAAAAGAACTCACCAGGGGTCTTGGGGCAGGTAACAACCCTAAGATGGGTGAGGAAGCCGCAAAGGAGAGCGAGAGGGAAATCAGAGAGGCCCTTGAAGGAGCGGATATGGTCTTCATTACCTGCGGTCTCGGTGGAGGAACAGGAACCGGCGCCGCCCCGGTCGTAGCCGAGATAGCCAAGAAGATGGGTGCGCTCACAGTTGCAGTGGTTACCCTTCCGTTCACCGTTGAGGGCATCAGGCGCATAAAGAACGCCGAGTACGGTCTCGAGAGGCTCAGGAAGAACACCGACACCGTCATCGTCATCCCGAACGACAAGCTCATGGAGGTTGCCCCGAACCTTCCGATTCACATGGCCTTCAAGGTCGCCGACGAGATACTCGTCCAGGCCGTCAAGGGCATCACCGAGCTCATCACCAAGCCCGGTCTCGTCAACCTCGACTTCAACGATGTAAGGGCCGTCATGAAGGACGGCGGCGTTGCGATGATAGGCATAGGTGAGAGCGACAGCGAGAAGAGGGCTTTGGAGGCCGCCCAGCAGGCACTCAACAGCCCGCTCCTCGACGTCGACATCAGCGGTGCCAAGGGTGCTTTGATAAGCATCAGCGGAAGCGACGTCAAGCTCGAGGAGGCCCAGCAGATTATCGAACTCGTCACGAGCAAGCTTGACCCGGAGGCTCAGGTCATTTGGGGTATCCAGCTCGACGAGGAGCTCGGCAAGATGATTAGAATCCTCCTCGTTGTCACCGGTGTTAGCTCGCCGTACGCCGTTCAGGAGGAGGAAGAACGGCCGTACCTCGGTGAGGAAGGGGAGCGCAAGACGATAAAGCTCGACCTCGACGAGCTCTGA
- a CDS encoding damage-control phosphatase encodes MKIHHECVACAINQCQKIVEMSLSDENSRRSAMLFSLKRASELFSKDSIPAVVGGLLFLDLYEFIGNEDPFREYKRVSNEIAKELAGHFKDADLKTALKLAIAGNVVDFSVGYDPKRLEEDIRRVLDESLLIDHSEELFERLKRAGTLLYLVDNCGEIYFDRLFVEKLKEEFPDLRVIVAGKDGPIINDATVVDLREAGFEEVAEVVSTGSRLPGTPIGRVSEEFLGVFRSADVVIAKGQANFETLSELNDSRVFFLLKAKCPAIAREIGVPLGSLLCLNPVLR; translated from the coding sequence ATGAAGATTCACCATGAGTGCGTCGCCTGTGCGATAAACCAGTGTCAGAAAATCGTCGAGATGAGCTTATCTGATGAAAATTCCCGCAGGAGCGCGATGCTGTTCTCACTCAAGCGTGCATCGGAGCTGTTCTCAAAGGACTCAATCCCCGCCGTTGTCGGTGGACTGCTTTTCCTTGACCTCTACGAGTTCATTGGAAACGAGGACCCTTTCAGAGAATACAAGCGGGTTTCAAACGAGATAGCAAAAGAACTCGCCGGTCACTTCAAGGACGCCGACCTTAAAACCGCACTAAAACTCGCGATAGCCGGGAACGTCGTAGACTTCTCCGTCGGTTACGACCCCAAAAGACTGGAGGAGGATATAAGAAGGGTTCTCGATGAAAGCCTTCTCATAGACCACAGTGAGGAACTCTTTGAGAGGCTGAAGCGCGCTGGGACTCTCCTCTACCTCGTGGACAACTGCGGGGAGATATACTTCGACAGGCTCTTCGTGGAGAAGTTGAAGGAGGAGTTCCCGGACCTCAGGGTAATCGTCGCGGGCAAAGACGGCCCAATAATAAACGACGCGACCGTTGTGGACCTCCGCGAAGCGGGCTTTGAAGAAGTCGCAGAGGTCGTTTCAACAGGTTCGAGGCTGCCCGGCACCCCCATCGGACGCGTTTCGGAGGAGTTCCTGGGGGTTTTCCGCTCGGCCGATGTTGTTATAGCGAAGGGGCAAGCCAACTTCGAAACCCTCAGCGAGCTCAATGATTCGAGGGTTTTCTTCCTGCTCAAGGCCAAGTGCCCAGCAATCGCAAGGGAGATAGGGGTTCCTCTAGGGTCCCTCCTCTGCCTCAACCCCGTACTTCGCTGA
- a CDS encoding 50S ribosomal protein L11, whose translation MPQVVEVLVEGGKATPGPPLGPAIGPLGLNVKQVVDEINKATREFEGMQVPVKIIVEDPKKKTFRIEVGIPPTSQLIKKELGIPKGSSEPVHSPVGNLTMEQVVKIAKMKIDQMLAPTIKAAAKEVIGTALSMGVTVEGKDPREVQREIDEGLYDEIFEKAEE comes from the coding sequence ATGCCACAGGTTGTCGAAGTCCTCGTTGAAGGTGGAAAGGCCACACCCGGACCCCCGCTCGGTCCGGCCATTGGACCACTCGGACTGAACGTTAAGCAGGTCGTTGACGAGATAAACAAGGCCACCAGGGAATTCGAGGGAATGCAGGTTCCCGTCAAGATTATCGTTGAGGACCCCAAGAAGAAGACCTTCAGGATTGAGGTCGGTATTCCCCCGACCAGCCAGCTCATCAAGAAAGAGCTTGGCATTCCGAAGGGCTCAAGCGAGCCCGTCCACAGCCCGGTCGGGAACCTCACCATGGAGCAGGTCGTCAAGATAGCCAAGATGAAGATTGACCAGATGCTCGCTCCGACCATCAAGGCCGCGGCCAAGGAAGTCATCGGAACCGCCCTCAGCATGGGCGTTACGGTTGAAGGCAAGGACCCGAGGGAAGTTCAGAGGGAGATTGACGAAGGGCTCTACGACGAGATTTTTGAGAAAGCCGAGGAGTGA
- a CDS encoding TROVE domain-containing protein, with product MKFNRRAELLNFEGGKTYCPSPELELFLRAASNLVREPRFYTGAEEGFQELLDAFERAILINPEFVAKLVVYAREELLLRSLPTLGTVILANHERYKGTGVPRKVGERVFTRPDMLTEALAMQLALFGKPIPNSLKKVLRNAVTQFDTYQLAKYRCDRCEVKLRDVILLTHPKPRDEEQEKAFRALIEGRLKNIRTWEAKVSKEGSTAETWGEVLEEFIRYKQVFALLRNLRNLIKHEVDTKKFRRAMEILADPKEMRRAKVYPYRYLSAYFALKGMKINSPTQAELRDIALRALRKAIEESIVMLPNFDGRNLVLVDVSGSMDFPLSRRSRITLKMVAAFYGAILAKKYDTAIVAFADEYRWIPKGESIFETAEDVLRSRIGYATYAYKPMEEVLRKGEYFDRIFVLTDMVVYSENYGDDAFQRAVRQYRKTINPEMRLITWDLAGYGQVYLEEHDVRNIYIGGFTERVFDLVKYLEEGNKIVEIINERVSL from the coding sequence GTGAAGTTCAACAGGAGGGCCGAGCTTCTCAACTTCGAAGGTGGGAAAACCTACTGCCCGAGCCCGGAGCTCGAGCTCTTTCTCAGGGCCGCGAGCAACCTCGTGAGGGAGCCGAGGTTCTACACCGGGGCTGAAGAGGGTTTTCAGGAACTCCTGGATGCGTTTGAGAGGGCGATACTGATAAACCCGGAGTTCGTTGCCAAGCTCGTCGTTTACGCCCGCGAGGAACTCTTGCTCCGCTCCCTCCCAACTCTCGGGACGGTTATCCTCGCCAACCACGAGAGGTACAAGGGCACAGGGGTACCGAGGAAGGTCGGTGAGAGGGTCTTCACGAGGCCGGATATGCTCACGGAAGCCCTCGCTATGCAACTCGCCCTCTTCGGAAAGCCGATACCTAACAGCCTCAAGAAGGTGTTGAGGAACGCCGTGACACAGTTTGACACATACCAGCTCGCCAAATACAGATGTGACCGCTGTGAGGTCAAGCTCAGGGACGTCATCCTGCTCACCCACCCAAAACCGAGGGACGAGGAACAGGAAAAAGCCTTCAGGGCGCTCATCGAGGGCAGACTCAAGAACATCCGCACGTGGGAGGCAAAGGTCTCCAAGGAAGGCTCAACCGCTGAAACATGGGGTGAGGTCCTCGAGGAGTTCATCAGGTATAAACAGGTCTTTGCCCTGTTAAGAAACCTTCGCAACTTGATAAAGCACGAGGTTGATACCAAGAAGTTCAGGAGGGCCATGGAGATACTTGCAGACCCGAAGGAGATGCGCAGGGCGAAGGTATACCCATACCGCTACCTGAGCGCATACTTCGCCCTGAAGGGGATGAAAATTAACTCCCCCACGCAGGCCGAGCTTAGAGATATCGCCCTCCGGGCCCTTCGAAAAGCCATAGAGGAGAGCATCGTTATGCTCCCCAACTTCGATGGCAGAAACCTTGTCCTCGTCGACGTCAGCGGCTCGATGGATTTCCCCCTCAGCAGGAGGAGCAGGATAACCCTGAAGATGGTCGCCGCCTTCTACGGCGCGATACTGGCCAAGAAGTACGACACGGCGATAGTAGCATTCGCAGACGAATACCGCTGGATACCAAAGGGGGAGAGCATCTTTGAAACCGCAGAGGACGTCTTAAGGAGTAGGATTGGCTACGCCACCTACGCCTACAAACCGATGGAAGAAGTCCTGCGGAAGGGAGAGTACTTCGACAGGATTTTCGTGCTCACGGATATGGTCGTCTACTCCGAGAACTACGGCGACGACGCGTTCCAGCGCGCCGTGAGACAATATAGGAAGACTATTAACCCCGAGATGAGGCTCATCACGTGGGATTTGGCCGGCTACGGCCAGGTCTACCTTGAGGAGCACGACGTCAGGAACATCTACATCGGCGGCTTCACCGAGAGGGTCTTCGACCTCGTGAAGTACCTCGAAGAGGGGAACAAAATAGTTGAGATAATAAACGAAAGGGTTTCGCTTTAA
- a CDS encoding signal recognition particle protein Srp54, giving the protein MALEKLGKALNNALRKLARSGTVDEATIKEVVRDIQRALLQADVNVKLVLQLTKTIQKRALEEEPPAGVSRKEHIIKIVYEELTKFLGTEAKPLEIKEKPTVLLTVGIQGSGKTTSVAKLARHLQKRGYKVGVVCSDTWRPGAYHQLRQLLDPYGIEVFGDPNEKDAVKLAREGVEHFREKGVDVIIVDSAGRHKEEKGLIEEMRQISEAITPHEVILVIDGTIGQQAYNQALAFKEATPIGSIIVTKLDGSAKGGGALSAVAATGAPIKFIGVGERIDDLEPFDPKRFVSRLLGLGDIQGLLEKIEELQKQQEFKEEDVEKFLKGKFNLKDMYAQLEAMQKMGPLKQILQMIPGLGYSLPDDAIKVGEEKLKRYRVIMDSMTEEELEHPEIINYSRIKRIARGSGTSTAEVRELLNQYNQMKKMFKSMNKRKLAKMAKKFNLGGFGV; this is encoded by the coding sequence ATGGCGTTAGAAAAACTTGGGAAGGCCCTTAACAACGCCCTCAGGAAGCTCGCGCGCTCCGGAACCGTTGATGAGGCGACGATAAAGGAGGTAGTTAGGGACATCCAGAGGGCGCTCCTGCAGGCGGATGTCAACGTCAAGCTCGTTCTACAGCTCACAAAAACAATACAGAAGAGGGCCCTCGAGGAGGAACCGCCGGCGGGCGTCAGCAGAAAGGAGCACATAATCAAGATAGTCTACGAAGAGCTCACGAAGTTCCTCGGAACCGAGGCGAAGCCCCTCGAGATAAAGGAGAAGCCGACCGTTTTGCTCACAGTTGGTATTCAGGGTTCTGGAAAGACTACGAGCGTGGCGAAGCTGGCGAGGCACCTTCAGAAGAGAGGCTACAAGGTCGGCGTCGTCTGCTCCGACACATGGCGTCCTGGAGCCTATCACCAGCTCAGACAGCTCCTCGACCCCTACGGTATAGAGGTCTTCGGGGACCCCAACGAGAAGGATGCTGTCAAGCTCGCGAGGGAAGGGGTTGAGCACTTCCGCGAGAAAGGAGTCGACGTCATAATCGTGGACTCCGCCGGAAGACACAAGGAGGAGAAGGGCCTCATCGAGGAGATGAGGCAGATAAGCGAGGCCATAACGCCCCACGAGGTCATACTCGTCATAGACGGAACCATCGGCCAGCAGGCCTACAACCAGGCGCTGGCCTTCAAGGAGGCAACGCCAATAGGCTCGATAATCGTCACGAAGCTCGACGGTTCCGCCAAGGGCGGTGGAGCGCTTTCCGCAGTAGCTGCAACGGGGGCGCCGATTAAGTTCATCGGTGTCGGCGAGAGGATAGACGACCTGGAGCCCTTCGACCCCAAGCGCTTCGTTTCAAGGCTTCTCGGCCTCGGGGATATCCAGGGGCTCCTTGAGAAGATTGAAGAGCTCCAGAAGCAGCAGGAATTCAAGGAAGAGGACGTTGAGAAGTTCCTCAAGGGCAAGTTCAACCTCAAGGACATGTACGCCCAGCTCGAGGCGATGCAGAAGATGGGCCCGCTCAAGCAGATACTCCAAATGATTCCAGGCCTCGGCTACTCTCTCCCGGACGACGCGATTAAGGTTGGGGAAGAGAAGCTCAAGAGGTACCGCGTTATAATGGACTCGATGACGGAGGAGGAACTCGAGCACCCAGAGATAATCAACTACTCCCGCATAAAGAGGATTGCCCGGGGTTCGGGAACCAGTACCGCCGAAGTCAGAGAGCTTTTAAACCAGTACAACCAAATGAAGAAGATGTTCAAGAGCATGAACAAAAGGAAGCTGGCCAAGATGGCCAAGAAGTTCAACTTAGGGGGGTTCGGGGTATGA
- a CDS encoding protein translocase SEC61 complex subunit gamma, which produces MTSVVEKIRGFLSESKRVLLVTRKPGMKEFKLAVKITGLGMIIIGLIGMVIRMIGYFITGS; this is translated from the coding sequence ATGACCAGCGTGGTAGAGAAAATCCGTGGCTTCCTCTCTGAATCTAAGAGAGTATTGCTTGTCACAAGGAAGCCAGGAATGAAAGAGTTCAAGCTCGCCGTGAAGATTACGGGGCTTGGAATGATTATCATTGGGCTAATCGGCATGGTAATTAGGATGATTGGCTACTTCATCACCGGTTCGTGA
- a CDS encoding Lrp/AsnC family transcriptional regulator, producing the protein MIEAFVLVVVKPGNEEKVYEMLRKDPRVKEDYRVYGEYDIILRVEVPTIDELDKFHDEVLRRIPEIEMTETLIASTYRG; encoded by the coding sequence ATGATTGAGGCCTTCGTGTTGGTGGTCGTGAAGCCCGGAAACGAGGAGAAGGTCTACGAGATGCTTAGGAAGGACCCGCGCGTTAAGGAGGACTACAGAGTTTACGGGGAGTACGACATAATACTCCGCGTGGAGGTCCCGACGATAGACGAACTGGACAAGTTCCACGATGAGGTCCTCAGGAGGATTCCCGAGATAGAGATGACCGAGACGCTGATAGCGAGCACATACCGGGGGTGA
- a CDS encoding transcription elongation factor Spt5 has translation MAEGKIFTVSVTVGQETTTANLIYSKAKTYNIPIQAILAPSKVKGYIFIEASSKSVVNEAISGIRHAKRVLPGEIPFHEIEHFLEEKPAVSGFEPGDIVELIAGPFKGEKAKVVRVDESKDEIVVELIGSIVPIPVTVRGEYVRLISKRQKE, from the coding sequence ATGGCAGAGGGCAAGATATTCACCGTTAGCGTTACTGTAGGTCAGGAAACAACGACGGCCAATCTGATATATAGCAAGGCCAAAACCTACAACATCCCCATCCAGGCTATACTTGCGCCAAGTAAGGTCAAGGGTTACATATTCATCGAGGCTTCAAGCAAGAGTGTCGTCAACGAGGCGATAAGTGGAATTCGCCACGCGAAGCGCGTTCTCCCCGGCGAGATTCCCTTCCACGAGATAGAGCACTTCCTTGAGGAGAAGCCAGCCGTGAGTGGCTTCGAGCCCGGCGACATCGTCGAACTCATAGCCGGCCCGTTCAAGGGCGAGAAGGCCAAGGTCGTCAGGGTTGACGAGAGCAAGGACGAAATCGTTGTGGAGCTCATTGGCTCAATCGTCCCGATACCGGTCACGGTGAGGGGCGAATACGTTAGACTTATAAGCAAACGCCAGAAGGAGTGA
- a CDS encoding 50S ribosomal protein L10 — MAHVAEWKKKEVEELTKIIKSHPVIALVDVAGVPAYPLSKMRDKLRGKALLRVSRNTLIELAIKRAAQELNKPDLEKLADYIEGGAAILATEMNPFKLYKLLEESKTPAPAKPGAVVPKDVVIPAGPTSIPPGPLVGEMQALGIPARIEKGKVSIQKDYTVLKAGEVITEQLARILNALGIEPLEVGLNLLAAYEDGIVYTPDVLAIDEQEYINMLQQAYMHAFNLSVNTAYPTKETIEAIIQKAYLGAKNVAVEAGYITPETVEDIFGRALRAVLLIAQNLPEELLDEKTKELLNAQAQVAVAAAPQPTEEKVEEAEEEEEEEEASEEDALAGLGALFG; from the coding sequence ATGGCCCACGTAGCCGAGTGGAAGAAGAAGGAAGTTGAGGAACTCACCAAGATTATCAAGAGTCACCCAGTGATTGCCCTCGTTGACGTGGCCGGTGTCCCCGCTTATCCGCTCAGCAAGATGCGTGACAAGCTTCGCGGGAAGGCCCTTCTCAGGGTCAGCAGAAACACCCTCATCGAGCTGGCCATAAAGAGGGCCGCCCAGGAGCTCAACAAGCCGGACCTCGAGAAGCTCGCCGACTACATCGAGGGAGGAGCGGCGATACTCGCCACCGAGATGAACCCCTTCAAGCTCTACAAGCTCCTCGAGGAGAGCAAGACCCCCGCCCCGGCCAAGCCCGGAGCGGTCGTTCCCAAGGATGTCGTCATTCCAGCCGGACCGACCTCGATTCCACCGGGCCCGCTCGTCGGTGAGATGCAGGCCCTTGGAATTCCGGCGAGGATTGAGAAGGGTAAGGTTAGCATTCAGAAGGACTACACCGTCCTCAAGGCGGGAGAGGTTATAACCGAACAGCTCGCGAGAATCCTCAACGCCCTCGGTATCGAGCCCCTCGAGGTCGGTCTCAACCTGCTCGCTGCTTACGAGGACGGCATCGTCTACACTCCGGACGTCCTCGCGATAGACGAGCAGGAGTACATCAATATGCTCCAGCAGGCGTATATGCACGCCTTCAACCTGTCGGTTAACACCGCCTATCCGACCAAGGAGACCATCGAGGCCATCATCCAGAAGGCCTACCTTGGAGCCAAGAACGTTGCAGTTGAGGCTGGCTACATCACGCCTGAGACCGTCGAGGACATCTTTGGCAGGGCTCTCCGTGCCGTCTTGCTCATAGCGCAGAACCTGCCTGAGGAGTTGCTCGACGAGAAGACCAAAGAGCTTTTAAACGCACAGGCCCAAGTGGCCGTTGCCGCGGCTCCTCAGCCAACCGAGGAGAAGGTTGAGGAGGCCGAGGAGGAAGAGGAAGAAGAGGAGGCATCCGAGGAGGATGCGCTCGCCGGACTGGGCGCCCTCTTCGGCTGA
- the mtnP gene encoding S-methyl-5'-thioadenosine phosphorylase, with translation MPRIAIIGGSGVYDPKLLENVREETVETPYGTVRVKIGTYKGEEIAFLPRHGEKHSVPPHKINYHANIWALHELGVERILATSAVGSLNLDMKPGDFVILDQLMDFTKTRHYTFYDGEDSPHDRKFVAHVDFTDPYCPELRKALITASKELGFTYHPTGTYACMEGPRFETRAEIRALKILGADVVGMTQCPEAVLARELEMCYASVAIVTNYAAGISKEKLTHTEVVELMAKKGEEIKLLLMKAVEHIPKERRCPCKDALKGATGE, from the coding sequence ATGCCGAGGATAGCCATTATTGGAGGCTCCGGAGTCTACGACCCCAAACTGCTTGAGAACGTAAGGGAGGAAACCGTTGAGACCCCCTACGGAACGGTAAGGGTCAAGATAGGAACGTACAAGGGCGAGGAGATAGCGTTCCTGCCGAGGCACGGGGAGAAGCACAGCGTTCCGCCCCACAAGATAAACTACCACGCCAACATCTGGGCGCTCCACGAGCTCGGTGTTGAAAGGATTCTGGCAACTTCGGCCGTCGGTTCGCTCAACCTCGACATGAAGCCCGGTGACTTCGTAATCCTCGACCAGCTCATGGACTTCACGAAGACGAGGCACTACACCTTCTACGACGGCGAGGACAGCCCCCACGACAGGAAGTTCGTCGCCCACGTGGATTTCACCGACCCATACTGCCCCGAGCTCAGGAAGGCTCTCATCACCGCCTCCAAGGAGCTTGGCTTCACCTACCACCCGACGGGAACCTACGCCTGCATGGAGGGGCCAAGGTTCGAGACGAGGGCAGAGATAAGGGCGCTCAAGATACTCGGCGCCGACGTCGTTGGCATGACCCAGTGTCCGGAAGCTGTTCTCGCGAGGGAGCTTGAGATGTGCTACGCGAGCGTTGCCATAGTTACCAACTACGCCGCAGGAATCAGCAAGGAGAAGCTCACCCACACCGAGGTCGTCGAGCTCATGGCAAAGAAGGGTGAGGAGATAAAGCTCCTCCTCATGAAGGCAGTGGAGCACATTCCCAAGGAGCGTCGCTGTCCGTGCAAGGATGCCCTCAAGGGCGCAACGGGCGAGTGA
- a CDS encoding 50S ribosomal protein L1, which produces MAFDRQKLVEAVKEAKARAKPRNFTQTVEIAVNLKDIDLRKPENRFKLEVVLPHGRGKEPKIAVIADGAVAEAAKKLGLDVISGEQLEEIAKSPREARKLAKRYDFFIAAAPLMPKIGKYLGRYLGPRNKMPQVVPPTMTNLEPIVARLKKTVRIQLKNNPVVHAPIGTEDMDDEKLAENAEAVLNAIINKLERGENQVKSVYVKTTMGPAVKVER; this is translated from the coding sequence ATGGCCTTCGACAGGCAGAAACTCGTGGAAGCGGTGAAGGAGGCGAAGGCCCGGGCTAAGCCGCGCAACTTCACACAGACCGTCGAGATAGCAGTCAACCTCAAGGATATCGACCTCCGCAAGCCGGAGAACAGGTTTAAGCTTGAGGTTGTACTGCCCCACGGTCGTGGGAAGGAGCCAAAAATCGCGGTCATCGCTGATGGTGCCGTGGCTGAGGCGGCTAAAAAGCTCGGGCTTGATGTGATTAGTGGAGAGCAGCTTGAGGAGATAGCGAAGAGCCCGAGGGAAGCGAGGAAATTAGCGAAGCGCTACGACTTCTTCATTGCCGCAGCTCCGCTGATGCCCAAGATAGGTAAGTACCTCGGTAGGTACCTTGGTCCAAGGAACAAGATGCCACAGGTCGTCCCACCAACCATGACCAACCTCGAGCCGATAGTTGCAAGACTCAAGAAGACCGTCAGGATACAGCTCAAGAACAACCCGGTTGTCCACGCCCCGATAGGCACCGAGGACATGGACGACGAGAAGCTCGCTGAGAACGCCGAGGCGGTTCTCAACGCAATCATCAACAAGCTCGAGCGCGGAGAGAACCAGGTGAAGTCAGTGTACGTGAAGACCACAATGGGCCCGGCCGTTAAGGTTGAGAGGTGA
- the rpl12p gene encoding 50S ribosomal protein P1, with protein sequence MEYVYAALLLHAAGKEINEENLKKVLEAAGVTPDEARIKALVAALEGVNIDEVIEKAAMPVAAPVAVAAAPAPAEGGAEQAQEEEEEEEEEVSEEEALAGLGALFG encoded by the coding sequence ATGGAGTACGTGTATGCCGCTCTGCTGCTCCACGCCGCTGGTAAGGAGATAAACGAGGAGAACCTCAAGAAGGTGCTTGAGGCCGCTGGAGTCACCCCGGATGAGGCCAGGATAAAGGCCCTCGTTGCAGCGCTCGAGGGCGTCAACATCGACGAGGTCATCGAGAAGGCCGCCATGCCGGTCGCCGCTCCGGTCGCGGTCGCCGCCGCTCCGGCTCCCGCCGAGGGCGGTGCCGAGCAGGCCCAGGAGGAGGAAGAGGAGGAAGAGGAAGAGGTCAGCGAGGAGGAGGCCCTCGCTGGTCTCGGCGCCCTCTTCGGCTGA